The Equus caballus isolate H_3958 breed thoroughbred chromosome 22, TB-T2T, whole genome shotgun sequence genome window below encodes:
- the ABHD16B gene encoding ABHD16B, protein MCVVCFVKALVHVFKIYLTANYTYNFRSWPVDFRWDDVRTAGGGGSGHRALTCAAAAAGVWLLQGTALGRDAPGRPLRGSRSQAQCLLQQIRELPGQLASYALAHSLGRWLVYPGSMFLMTRALLPLLQQGQERLVERYRGRRAKLVARDGNEIDTMFMDRRQHPGSHGRGLRLVICCEGNAGFYEMGCLSAPLEAGYSVLGWNHPGFGGSTGAPFPPHDANAVDVVVKYALHRLHFPPAHVVVYGWSIGGFTATWATMTYPELGALVLDATFDDLVPLALKVMPQSWKGLVVRTVREHFNLNVAEQLCRYPGPVLLLRRTQDDVVSTSGHLRPLPSGDVEGNRGNELLLRLLQHRYPSVMVREGLAVVTRWLRVGSLAQEAAFYARYRVDDEWCLALLRSYRARCEDEQEDEEAWGPHGLAFPWLVGQGLSPRRRRQLALFLARKHLKNVEATHCSPLEPEDFQLPWRL, encoded by the coding sequence ATGTGCGTCGTTTGCTTCGTGAAGGCGCTGGTGCACGTGTTCAAGATCTACCTGACCGCCAACTACACCTACAACTTCCGCAGCTGGCCAGTGGACTTCCGCTGGGATGACGTGCGCACCGCAGGCGGAGGCGGCAGCGGTCACCGCGCGCTGACGtgcgcggcggccgcggcgggcgTATGGCTGCTGCAGGGCACGGCGCTTGGCCGGGACGCGCCGGGGCGTCCGCTGCGCGGGTCGCGCAGCCAGGCGCAGTGCCTGCTGCAGCAGATCCGCGAGCTGCCGGGCCAGCTCGCTAGCTACGCGCTGGCCCACTCATTGGGCCGCTGGCTCGTGTACCCCGGCTCCATGTTCCTGATGACGCGCgcgctgctgccgctgctgcagCAGGGCCAAGAGCGCCTCGTGGAGCGCTACCGTGGCCGGCGTGCCAAGCTGGTGGCCCGTGACGGCAACGAGATCGACACCATGTTCATGGATCGCCGCCAACACCCGGGCAGCCACGGCCGCGGCCTGCGCCTCGTCATCTGCTGTGAAGGCAACGCCGGCTTCTACGAGATGGGCTGCCTGTCCGCGCCACTGGAGGCCGGCTACTCCGTGCTGGGCTGGAACCACCCGGGCTTCGGGGGCAGCACGGGCGCGCCGTTCCCACCGCACGACGCCAACGCTGTGGACGTGGTGGTCAAGTACGCGCTGCATCGCCTGCACTTCCCGCCTGCGCACGTAGTGGTCTACGGCTGGTCCATCGGGGGCTTCACGGCCACCTGGGCCACCATGACATACCCAGAGCTGGGTGCGCTGGTGCTTGATGCCACCTTCGACGACCTCGTCCCGCTGGCCCTGAAGGTCATGccccagagctggaagggactggTGGTGCGCACCGTGCGGGAGCACTTCAACCTCAATGTGGCCGAGCAGCTGTGCCGCTACCCTGGGCCGGTGCTGCTGCTTCGACGCACGCAGGACGACGTGGTCAGCACCTCGGGCCACCTGCGCCCCCTGCCGTCCGGCGACGTGGAGGGCAACCGCGGCAACGAGTTGCTGCTGCGCTTGCTGCAGCACCGCTACCCCAGCGTGATGGTGCGCGAGGGCCTCGCCGTGGTGACCCGCTGGCTGCGCGTCGGCAGCCTGGCTCAGGAGGCCGCCTTCTACGCGCGCTACCGCGTGGATGACGAATGGTGCCTGGCTTTGCTGCGCTCCTACCGCGCGCGCTGCGAGGACGAGCAGGAGGATGAGGAGGCCTGGGGGCCCCACGGCCTCGCCTTCCCCTGGCTAGTGGGCCAGGGCTTGAGCCCGCGGCGGCGCCGGCAGCTCGCGCTGTTCCTGGCGCGCAAACACCTCAAAAACGTGGAGGCGACTCACTGCAGTCCGCTGGAACCGGAGGACTTCCAGTTGCCCTGGAGGTTGTAG